From Pelmatolapia mariae isolate MD_Pm_ZW linkage group LG1, Pm_UMD_F_2, whole genome shotgun sequence, one genomic window encodes:
- the il16 gene encoding pro-interleukin-16, with protein sequence MNDEENVLEVNDTVTNVTLPSTMTPENKSETPSELKKAPPVAPKPAWFRQSLRKIKDDQDQKTQAKPSEQTSAASFSRNFGIRSASSATNQSIKQRIHSFETFSSPEAPEKGSNRRPLAPSTTLSPVEKGSRAPCSSYSASNGDNVKNKPEFSREIQSRDPAPSKEEDNIPASVAPCAIASASNEACQQTTEKSSEDETHFNQSTTDSMYSQTINTDVESGINDYQSAPVHDSSEALPTKLESELERVDSECSETSMRSNQTEGQNTSDWTEEEGKLSRTTRNAAPTTESNTVSNPESESLGKIITFSNQVSQALMCSLTISGGNPSSTNLQDTSSLDSINQQESDLALDTGRGFSFSLFTLRECITDRGEGGVHNETASVSASAHSVISAINSQEMIQEVEALDEETLKQLVDIHVVILHKDEGAGLGFTIAGGSDLENKAVTVHKVFLSGLAAQEGTIQKGDEILSINGQTLWGVTHTDATTALRQARNLKLAVVVICKRVVEEGREEGSCRSEEPNPAVEEWGAPMSVELEKCAGGVGFTLEGGKGSIHGDRPLVINRIFTGGAAEQRGLQSGDEVLQVQGISLQDMTRFEAWNMIKALPEGPITVVLKRRLGGAE encoded by the exons ATGAATGACGAAGAGAATGTCCTTGAGGTCAATGACACAGTCACAAATGTGACTTTACCTTCCACAATGACTCCTGAAAATAAATCTGAAACTCCTTCAGAACTTAAAAAGGCGCCTCCAGTGGCACCCAAACCTGCCTGGTTTCGCCAGAGTCTGAGGAAAATTAAGGATGATCAGGACCAGAAGACGCAAGCAAAACCATCAGAGCAAACATCTGCTGCAAGCTTCAGCAGAAACTTTGGTATCAGATCTGCATCATCTGCAACCAACCAATCGATCAAGCAAAGGATTCACTCTTTTGAGACTTTTTCCAGTCCAGAAGCTCCAGAAAAGGGGAGCAACAGAAGACCATTGGCTCCTTCAACAACCCTCTCTCCAGTGGAGAAGGGATCCCGAGCCCCTTGCTCTTCCTATTCTGCCTCAAATGGAGATAATGTGAAGAACAAACCTGAATTTTCCAGAGAGATCCAGTCCAGAGATCCAGCACCTAGTAAGGAGGAAGACAACATACCTGCCTCTGTTGCGCCCTGTgccattgcctcagccagcaatgAAGCTTgtcaacaaacaacagaaaagtcCTCTGAAGATGAAACTCATTTTAATCAGTCTACCACTGATTCCATGTATTCTCAGACTATCAACACTGATGTAGAGTCAGGGATAAATGATTATCAGTCTGCTCCAGTGCATGACAGCAGTGAAGCCTTACCCACCAAACTGGAGTCTGAGCTTGAAAGAGTAGATTCTGAGTGTTCTGAAACATCTATGAGATCCAATCAAACTGAAGGTCAAAATACCTCTGACTGGACAGAGGAGGAAGGAAAGCTGTCAAGGACTACTCGGAatgctgctccaaccacagaGAGTAACACCGTGAGCAACCCAGAGAGTGAAAGCTTGGGGAAAATAATTACCTTCAGTAATCAG GTGTCACAGGCATTGATGTGCTCTTTGACCATCTCTGGAGGTAATCCTTCCTCCacaaacctgcaggacacttcTTCACTGGACTCCATTAACCAGCAGGAGTCTGATCTAGCCTTGGACACAGGCAGAGGATTCTCTTTCAG CCTGTTCACTTTGAGGGAGTGCATCACTGATCGAGGGGAGGGTGGAGTTCACAACGAGACTGCTTCTGTTTCTGCTTCTGCGCACTCTGTCATCTCAGCTATCAATTCACAGGAAATGATTCAGGAAGTTGAGGCTTTAGATGAAGAAACATTgaag CAACTAGTGGACATCCATGTTGTGATTCTTCATAAAGACGAGGGAGCTGGGCTTGGCTTTACCATTGCTGGAGGGTCTGACCTGGAGAACAAAGCTGTTACT GTCCACAAAGTGTTTCTCAGTGGCCTGGCAGCTCAGGAGGGCACAATTCAGAAAGGCGATGAGATATTGTCTATAAATGGACAAACGCTGTGGGGTGTCACGCACACTGATGCCACCACTGCTCTGCGTCAGGCCCGGAATCTGAAGCTGGCTGTTGTTGTCATCTGCAAGAGAGTCGTGGAGGAGGGAAGAGAGGAAGGAAGCTGTAGGAGTGAAGAGCCAAATCCTGCTG TGGAGGAATGGGGTGCTCCAATGAGTGTGGAGCTGGAGAAATGTGCTGGTGGTGTTGGCTTTACTCTGGAGGGAGGAAAAGGCTCAATCCATGGAGACAGACCTTTAGTCATCAACAGGATCTTTACAG GGGGAGCGGCAGAGCAGAGAGGTCTGCAGAGTGGAGATGAAGTGTTGCAGGTCCAGGGAATAAGTCTGCAAGACATGACTCGATTTGAGGCATGGAACATGATCAAGGCTTTGCCTGAAGGACCCATCACAGTGGTCCTCAAGAGGAGGCTGGGGGGTGCAGAATGA